A genomic region of Trifolium pratense cultivar HEN17-A07 linkage group LG3, ARS_RC_1.1, whole genome shotgun sequence contains the following coding sequences:
- the LOC123917019 gene encoding uncharacterized protein LOC123917019, with protein sequence MWWMMAENGGNYCSKKSDDLCSNVCGQESSQVSGMSRIRCILRGLDVKTYIFLFAFVPMCIFGIYIHGQKISYFLRPLWEKPPKPFNVIPHYYNDNVTMENLCRLHGWGVREYPRRVYDAVLFSNEIEILTLRWQELYPYITEFVLLESNSTFTGLPKPLVFSGNRDQFKFVEPRLTYGTIGGRFKKGENPFVEEAYQRVALDQLLKIAGITDDDLLIMSDVDEIPSAHTINLLRWCDEVPSVLHLQLKNYLYSFEFLLDDKSWRASVHRYQSGKTRYAHYRQSDIMLADAGWHCSFCFRRISDFIFKMKAYSHYDRVRFSHYLNPDRIQKVICEGSDLFDMLPEEYTFKEIIGKMGPIPHSYSAVHLPAFLLENAEKYKFLLPGNCMRER encoded by the exons ATGTGGTGGATGATGGCGGAAAACGGTGGAAATTACTGTTCTAAGAAGAGTGATGATTTGTGTAGCAATGTTTGTGGCCAG GAATCAAGTCAAGTATCGGGCATGTCAAGAATCCGCTGCATTTTGCGCGGTTTGGATGTGAAAACCTACATATTCCTGTTTGCATTTGTTCCAATGTGCATCTTTGGAATATATATACATGGACAGAAAATCTCTTACTTTCTGCGGCCACTATGGGAAAAACCACCTAAGCCTTTCAATGTTATCCCTCATTACTATAACGACAATGTTACCATGGAGAATCTATGTAGACTTCATGGCTGGGGAGTTCGTGAGTATCCAAGGCGTGTTTATGATGCTGTGTTGTTTAGTAATGAGATTGAAATACTTACCTTGCGTTGGCAAGAATTGTACCCCTACATAACTGAATTTGTGCTCCTCGAGTCAAACTCTACATTTACTGGATTGCCTAAGCCTCTAGTTTTCAGCGGTAATAGGGACCAGTTCAAATTTGTTGAACCCCGGTTAACTTATGGGACTATTGGTGGGAGATTTAAGAAAGGAGAAAACCCGTTTGTTGAGGAAGCATATCAGCGTGTAGCATTGGATCAACTCCTTAAGATTGCTGGTATTACAGATGATGACTTGTTGATTATGTCTGATGTGGACGAGATACCAAGTGCTCACACTATTAACCTCTTGAGATGGTGCGATGAAGTACCTTCTGTCTTGCATCTACAGCTGAAGAATTATCTTTATTCGTTTGAGTTTCTTCTGGATGATAAGAGCTGGAGGGCTTCGGTTCACAGGTATCAGTCGGGAAAGACAAGATATGCACATTATCGCCAGTCTGACATTATGTTGGCAGATGCTGGTTGGCATTGTAGCTTCTGCTTCCGACGTATCAGTGATTTCATTTTTAAGATGAAAGCTTACAGCCATTATGATAGAGTTAGGTTCTCTCACTATCTAAATCCTGACAGAATTCAGAAAGTAATCTGCGAAGGGTCTGATCTATTTGACATGCTGCCTGAGGAGTACACTTTCAAGGAGATCATCGGTAAAATGGGCCCAATACCCCATTCATATTCTGCAGTTCACCTTCCTGCTTTCCTTCTAGAAAATGCAGAGAAGTATAAATTTCTCTTGCCTGGAAATTGTATGAGAGAGAGATGA
- the LOC123917020 gene encoding uncharacterized protein LOC123917020 isoform X2, with protein sequence MSFTKRKPNESMRLIVIFFFGGFLGLFIGLSLPTLPTSKLNLPSSLLPSIDLSCIRGSDAWSTFMKNDDSTSSQDQLLNNPSKIWVPDNPRGAERLPPGIVNAQSDFYLRRLWGLPDEDLTSKPKYLVTFTVGYQQKKNINAAVKKFSKDFTILLFHYDGRTTEWDEFEWSKQAIHVSVPKQTKWWYAKRFLHPDIVASYEYIFMWDEDLGVEHFNAEEYIKLVKKHGLEISQPALEPQKGLIWNMTKRINDSEVHKEVQEKPGKCKYPLLPPCAAFVEIMAPVFSRDAWRCVWYMIQNEFVHGWGLDFAFRKCVEPAHEKIGVVDAQWIVHQGIPSLGDQGEAQTGKTAWRAVCYKLSIMQTCFLMI encoded by the exons ATGAG CTTTACCAAGAGAAAACCAAATGAAAGTATGAGGCTTATTGTGATATTTTTCTTTGGAGGATTTCTTGgcttatttataggactatcACTCCCAACATTGCCAACATCAAAG ttgaatCTCCCATCTAGTTTGCTTCCATCAATTGATTTATCATGCATTCGCGGTAGCGATGCTTGGTCGACTTTCATGAAGAATGATGACAGCACTTCTTCACAAGATCAGTTACTAAATAACCCATCTAAG ATTTGGGTTCCAGATAATCCTAGAGGTGCAGAAAGATTACCTCCTGGGATTGTTAATGCTCAATCAGACTTCTACTTGCGCAGATTATGGGGTCTTCCCGATGAG GATTTAACCTCTAAGCCAAAGTATCTTGTGACCTTCACCGTTGGATATCAGCAGAAAAAGAATATCAATGCAGCTGTGAAAAAG TTTTCAAAGGACTTCACAATTCTACTATTTCATTACGATGGTCGAACAACTGAATGGGACGAATTTGAGTGGTCAAAACAGGCTATTCATGTGAGTGTTCCCAAACAAACCAAGTG GTGGTATGCTAAGAGGTTTCTGCATCCAGACATTGTGGCATCATATGAGTATATTTTCATGTGGGATGAAGACCTAGGGGTTGAGCATTTTAATGCAGAAGA ATACATAAAACTGGTGAAAAAGCATGGCTTGGAGATTTCACAGCCAGCTTTAGAACCTCAAAAAGGGTTGATTTGGAACATGACAAAGAGAATAAATGATAGTGAAGTTCACAA AGAAGTACAAGAGAAACCAGGGAAGTGTAAATACCCTCTTCTTCCTCCTTGTGCAGCATTTGTTGAGATTATGGCTCCTGTGTTTTCGCGAGATGCGTGGCGTTGTGTGTGGTACATGATTCAG AATGAATTTGTTCATGGTTGGGGTCTTGATTTTGCTTTTAGAAAATGTGTTGAG CCTGCCCATGAGAAGATTGGAGTTGTTGATGCTCAATGGATTGTTCACCAAGGTATTCCATCACTAGGGGATCAG GGAGAAGCACAAACTGGGAAGACGGCATGGCGTGCGGTATGTTATAAACTTTCCATAATGCAAAC ATGTTTTCTTATGATCTGA
- the LOC123917021 gene encoding uncharacterized protein LOC123917021 isoform X2, whose protein sequence is MRLVLTTFVGIVFGFFIGISYPTLNTKLNISSNLLPSIDVSSIEVEYESGNAQSFMKNDSSDSSKYRLLNDTLKIWIPSNPRGAERLPPAIIEAESDFYLRRLWGQPSEDLTSKPNYLVTFTVGHDQKHNIDAAVKKFSGNFTILLFHYDGRTTEWDEFEWSKQAIHVSVHKQTKWWYAKRFLHPDIVAPYDYIFIWDEDLGVEHFNAEEYLRLVRKHGLEISQPGLEPNNGLTWQMTKRRGDREVHKETEEKPGWCSDPHLPPCAAFVEIMAPVFSRDAWRCVWHMIQNDLVHGWGLDFALRKCVEPAHEKIGVVDSQWIIHQSIPSLGNQGESKSGEAPWQGVRERCRKEWTMFQSRVASAENAYYKAVGIDLFNSTNP, encoded by the exons ATGAGGCTGGTTCTGACAACTTTTGTGGGAATAGTTTTTGGCTTCTTTATAGGGATTTCATATCCAACATTAAATACAAAG TTGAATATCTCATCCAACCTGCTTCCCTCCATTGATGTGTCTTCAATTGAAGTCGAATATGAAAGTGGCAATGCTCAGTCTTTTATGAAGAATGATAGCAGCGACTCATCAAAATATCGGTTATTAAATGACACATTGAAG ATTTGGATTCCATCAAATCCAAGAGGTGCAGAAAGATTACCTCCTGCGATAATTGAAGCTGAGTCAGACTTTTATTTGCGTAGATTGTGGGGTCAGCCTAGCGAG GATTTAACGTCAAAGCCGAACTACCTTGTGACCTTCACTGTCGGTCATGATCAGAAACATAATATTGATGCAGCTGTGAAAAAG TTTTCAGGGAATTTCACAATTCTTCTGTTTCATTATGATGGCCGAACAACTGAGTGGGATGAGTTTGAATGGTCGAAGCAGGCTATTCATGTGAGTGTTCATAAACAGACAAAATG GTGGTATGCTAAAAGGTTTCTGCATCCTGACATTGTGGCACCTTATGACTATATTTTTATATGGGATGAAGATCTGGGTGTTGAGCATTTTAATGCAGAGGA ATACTTAAGACTGGTGAGGAAGCATGGCTTGGAGATTTCACAGCCTGGtttggagcctaacaatgggCTGACTTGGCAAATGACAAAGAGAAGAGGTGATCGCGAAGTTCATAA AGAAACAGAGGAGAAACCAGGATGGTGCAGTGACCCTCATCTGCCTCCTTGTGCAGC GTTTGTTGAGATCATGGCTCCAGTGTTTTCACGCGATGCATGGCGCTGTGTGTGGCATATGATTCAG AATGACTTGGTCCATGGGTGGGGTCTTGACTTTGCTCTTAGAAAATGTGTTGAG CCGGCCCATGAGAAGATAGGAGTTGTTGATTCTCAGTGGATTATTCACCAAAGTATTCCCTCACTAGGGAATCAG GGAGAATCCAAATCCGGGGAAGCGCCATGGCAGGGG GTGAGGGAGAGGTGTAGAAAGGAGTGGACAATGTTCCAGAGTCGGGTGGCAAGTGCAGAAAACGCATATTACAAGGCCGTGGGAATTGATTTGTTTAATTCAACTAATCCTTAG
- the LOC123917021 gene encoding uncharacterized protein LOC123917021 isoform X1, with protein MGTSTRSSTNRKPSEGMRLVLTTFVGIVFGFFIGISYPTLNTKLNISSNLLPSIDVSSIEVEYESGNAQSFMKNDSSDSSKYRLLNDTLKIWIPSNPRGAERLPPAIIEAESDFYLRRLWGQPSEDLTSKPNYLVTFTVGHDQKHNIDAAVKKFSGNFTILLFHYDGRTTEWDEFEWSKQAIHVSVHKQTKWWYAKRFLHPDIVAPYDYIFIWDEDLGVEHFNAEEYLRLVRKHGLEISQPGLEPNNGLTWQMTKRRGDREVHKETEEKPGWCSDPHLPPCAAFVEIMAPVFSRDAWRCVWHMIQNDLVHGWGLDFALRKCVEPAHEKIGVVDSQWIIHQSIPSLGNQGESKSGEAPWQGVRERCRKEWTMFQSRVASAENAYYKAVGIDLFNSTNP; from the exons ATGGGGACCAGTACTCGCAG TTCCACCAATAGAAAACCAAGTGAAGGTATGAGGCTGGTTCTGACAACTTTTGTGGGAATAGTTTTTGGCTTCTTTATAGGGATTTCATATCCAACATTAAATACAAAG TTGAATATCTCATCCAACCTGCTTCCCTCCATTGATGTGTCTTCAATTGAAGTCGAATATGAAAGTGGCAATGCTCAGTCTTTTATGAAGAATGATAGCAGCGACTCATCAAAATATCGGTTATTAAATGACACATTGAAG ATTTGGATTCCATCAAATCCAAGAGGTGCAGAAAGATTACCTCCTGCGATAATTGAAGCTGAGTCAGACTTTTATTTGCGTAGATTGTGGGGTCAGCCTAGCGAG GATTTAACGTCAAAGCCGAACTACCTTGTGACCTTCACTGTCGGTCATGATCAGAAACATAATATTGATGCAGCTGTGAAAAAG TTTTCAGGGAATTTCACAATTCTTCTGTTTCATTATGATGGCCGAACAACTGAGTGGGATGAGTTTGAATGGTCGAAGCAGGCTATTCATGTGAGTGTTCATAAACAGACAAAATG GTGGTATGCTAAAAGGTTTCTGCATCCTGACATTGTGGCACCTTATGACTATATTTTTATATGGGATGAAGATCTGGGTGTTGAGCATTTTAATGCAGAGGA ATACTTAAGACTGGTGAGGAAGCATGGCTTGGAGATTTCACAGCCTGGtttggagcctaacaatgggCTGACTTGGCAAATGACAAAGAGAAGAGGTGATCGCGAAGTTCATAA AGAAACAGAGGAGAAACCAGGATGGTGCAGTGACCCTCATCTGCCTCCTTGTGCAGC GTTTGTTGAGATCATGGCTCCAGTGTTTTCACGCGATGCATGGCGCTGTGTGTGGCATATGATTCAG AATGACTTGGTCCATGGGTGGGGTCTTGACTTTGCTCTTAGAAAATGTGTTGAG CCGGCCCATGAGAAGATAGGAGTTGTTGATTCTCAGTGGATTATTCACCAAAGTATTCCCTCACTAGGGAATCAG GGAGAATCCAAATCCGGGGAAGCGCCATGGCAGGGG GTGAGGGAGAGGTGTAGAAAGGAGTGGACAATGTTCCAGAGTCGGGTGGCAAGTGCAGAAAACGCATATTACAAGGCCGTGGGAATTGATTTGTTTAATTCAACTAATCCTTAG
- the LOC123917017 gene encoding putative clathrin assembly protein At4g40080 — protein sequence MKFRSPFFLFSQSENNTVVRVSLVISLTFSSNSEKPQTDTKNMTKLTLFTDLIGIIKDKASQSKAVLLSKPTTLSLLRATTHNSFTPPTHKHISTLLSSSDGSRATASSFLELLMDRLQNTNNAAVALKSLIVVHHIISHGSFILQDQLSVYPSTGGRNYLNLSNFRHNTNPTSWELSSWVRWFAQHIENILCTSRILGFFFLAKSLIDAEERVSGLTNGDLLKEFDSLVTLVEGICKRPNHASNEGNKNRDKNRDKDKNKLVDEIVNLVSEDWVVIESVVIVEVSEFKERLGCFEFGEAVELVCCLKRLEECKERVVMILESQQRLWDLVSDVKDKVGMEVYKEKGKVQKEGRKLRFSESDRFSARVINSRDSLWFPSGRLL from the coding sequence ATGAAATTTAGATCaccattttttctcttctcacaATCTGAAAACAACACTGTTGTTCGTGTGTCTCTTGTGATCTCTTTGACTTTCTCATCAAACTCAGAAAAACCACAAACCGACACAAAAAACATGACAAAACTCACACTTTTCACAGACCTTATTGGCATAATCAAAGACAAAGCTTCACAAAGCAAAGCAGTGTTACTCTCCAAACCCACCACACTCTCTCTTCTACGCGCCACCACACACAACTCCTTCACTCCTCCAACCCACAAACACATCTCCACTCTCCTCTCTTCCTCCGATGGCTCACGCGCCACCGCTTCATCTTTTCTTGAACTCCTTATGGATCGTCTTCAAAACACTAACAACGCTGCTGTTGCACTCAAATCTCTCATCGTTGTTCATCATATTATCAGCCATGGAAGCTTCATACTTCAAGATCAGTTATCTGTTTACCCTTCTACTGGTGGAAGAAACTATCTTAATCTCTCGAATTTTCGACATAACACAAATCCAACATCTTGGGAACTTTCTTCTTGGGTTCGTTGGTTTGCTCAACATATTGAGAATATCCTCTGTACTTCACGAATCTTgggttttttctttcttgcaaAATCTTTAATCGATGCTGAGGAACGTGTTTCAGGTCTTACTAATGGTGATTTGTTGAAGGAGTTTGATTCTTTGGTTACCCTTGTTGAGGGAATTTGCAAAAGACCAAATCATGCTTCAAATGAAGGTAACAAGAACAGGGACAAGAACAGAGACAAAGACAAGAACAAGTTGGTTGATGAGATAGTGAATTTGGTGAGTGAAGATTGGGTAGTGATAGAAAGTGTGGTGATTGTTGAAGTGAGTGAGTTTAAAGAGAGATTGGGGTGTTTTGAATTTGGAGAAGCTGTTGAATTGGTTTGTTGTTTGAAGAGATTGGAAGAATGTAAAGAGAGGGTGGTGATGATTTTGGAGTCACAACAAAGATTGTGGGATTTGGTGAGTGATGTGAAAGATAAAGTTGGAATGGAGGTGTATAAGGAAAAAGGTAAGGTGCAAAAGGAAGGAAGAAAATTAAGGTTCAGTGAGTCTGATAGGTTTTCTGCTAGAGTTATTAATTCTCGTGATTCTCTCTGGTTTCCATCTGGAAGATTGTTGTGA
- the LOC123917020 gene encoding uncharacterized protein LOC123917020 isoform X1 translates to MSFTKRKPNESMRLIVIFFFGGFLGLFIGLSLPTLPTSKLNLPSSLLPSIDLSCIRGSDAWSTFMKNDDSTSSQDQLLNNPSKIWVPDNPRGAERLPPGIVNAQSDFYLRRLWGLPDEDLTSKPKYLVTFTVGYQQKKNINAAVKKFSKDFTILLFHYDGRTTEWDEFEWSKQAIHVSVPKQTKWWYAKRFLHPDIVASYEYIFMWDEDLGVEHFNAEEYIKLVKKHGLEISQPALEPQKGLIWNMTKRINDSEVHKEVQEKPGKCKYPLLPPCAAFVEIMAPVFSRDAWRCVWYMIQNEFVHGWGLDFAFRKCVEPAHEKIGVVDAQWIVHQGIPSLGDQGEAQTGKTAWRAVKERCGMEWRMFQGRLTNAERGYYKSKGIDFSNLLLHN, encoded by the exons ATGAG CTTTACCAAGAGAAAACCAAATGAAAGTATGAGGCTTATTGTGATATTTTTCTTTGGAGGATTTCTTGgcttatttataggactatcACTCCCAACATTGCCAACATCAAAG ttgaatCTCCCATCTAGTTTGCTTCCATCAATTGATTTATCATGCATTCGCGGTAGCGATGCTTGGTCGACTTTCATGAAGAATGATGACAGCACTTCTTCACAAGATCAGTTACTAAATAACCCATCTAAG ATTTGGGTTCCAGATAATCCTAGAGGTGCAGAAAGATTACCTCCTGGGATTGTTAATGCTCAATCAGACTTCTACTTGCGCAGATTATGGGGTCTTCCCGATGAG GATTTAACCTCTAAGCCAAAGTATCTTGTGACCTTCACCGTTGGATATCAGCAGAAAAAGAATATCAATGCAGCTGTGAAAAAG TTTTCAAAGGACTTCACAATTCTACTATTTCATTACGATGGTCGAACAACTGAATGGGACGAATTTGAGTGGTCAAAACAGGCTATTCATGTGAGTGTTCCCAAACAAACCAAGTG GTGGTATGCTAAGAGGTTTCTGCATCCAGACATTGTGGCATCATATGAGTATATTTTCATGTGGGATGAAGACCTAGGGGTTGAGCATTTTAATGCAGAAGA ATACATAAAACTGGTGAAAAAGCATGGCTTGGAGATTTCACAGCCAGCTTTAGAACCTCAAAAAGGGTTGATTTGGAACATGACAAAGAGAATAAATGATAGTGAAGTTCACAA AGAAGTACAAGAGAAACCAGGGAAGTGTAAATACCCTCTTCTTCCTCCTTGTGCAGCATTTGTTGAGATTATGGCTCCTGTGTTTTCGCGAGATGCGTGGCGTTGTGTGTGGTACATGATTCAG AATGAATTTGTTCATGGTTGGGGTCTTGATTTTGCTTTTAGAAAATGTGTTGAG CCTGCCCATGAGAAGATTGGAGTTGTTGATGCTCAATGGATTGTTCACCAAGGTATTCCATCACTAGGGGATCAG GGAGAAGCACAAACTGGGAAGACGGCATGGCGTGCG GTTAAGGAGAGGTGTGGCATGGAGTGGAGAATGTTCCAAGGTAGATTAACAAATGCAGAAAGGGGATATTACAAGTCCAAGGGAATTGATTTTTCTAATTTGCTTCTTCATAACTAA